A window of Juglans regia cultivar Chandler chromosome 7, Walnut 2.0, whole genome shotgun sequence contains these coding sequences:
- the LOC108998918 gene encoding ankyrin repeat-containing protein ITN1-like isoform X2, with the protein MEEGDSSSSQSPAIYAPLRRAILEDDWNAAKHFIETHSNCLGAAITKDQDTALHFSVAAKRTRFVKNLVGLMTSEQLALKSNDGRTTALYFAAQSRIVTIAKVMVKHNKNLPSILPSHLKGYIQDLPLYAAIVTGNRDMVSYLYSKTPIQDLTSADRTELLKATISSNLYDTAHKILATELKLAPGNKDLLWEALEMLARKPSEKIGSKSQPSVWERCLNSCFRGRFCNKALMQASAHQLVCRLCEELGDDKCDFSPPDMLQHHKELVVEAARVGNIEFLIILIRSYPELIWQRDDENGTLFHVAIKYRQVRVFNLIYEIGVMKDNLGTYKNEGKNMMLRLARELPSQDRLNIVSGAALQMQRELLWFQEIEKIVSKSSVDKIEEIKTSKDIFVDTHKKLQKNGEKWMKVTASSCMLVATLIATVVFPSAFTIPGGNNQEGIPIFLESNWFTNRLFKQARWLACWGKIYNQS; encoded by the exons atggaagaGGGTGATAGCTCATCATCTCAATCTCCTGCCATTTATGCTCCTCTCCGCCGAGCTATCCTAGAAGATGACTGGAATGCTGCTAAACATTTTATTGAGACCCATTCAAACTGCCTTGGAGCCGCCATAACAAAAGACCAAGATACAGCTCTTCATTTTTCTGTAGCTGCAAAACGTACACGTTTTGTAAAAAATCTCGTGGGATTGATGACGTCGGAACAATTAGCATTGAAATCCAATGATGGCAGGACCACAGCCCTTTATTTTGCCGCTCAATCAAGAATCGTAACAATTGCAAAGGTGATGGTGAAACATAACAAAAATCTACCATCGATACTCCCCAGTCACCTCAAGGGCTACATCCAAGATTTACCACTTTACGCGGCAATAGTGACTGGAAATAGAGACATGGTGTCGTACTTGTACTCTAAGACTCCTATTCAAGATTTGACTTCTGCGGATCGCACTGAGCTCCTTAAGGCTACTATTTCCAGTAATTTGTATG ATACGGCACACAAAATTCTGGCTACTGAACTAAAGTTAGCACCTGGAAATAAGGATCTTCTTTGGGAAGCATTGGAAATGTTGGCCAGAAAACCTTCGGAAAAAATTGGCAGCAAAAGTCAGCCATCAGTATGGGAAAGATGCTTAAACTCCT GCTTCAGAGGTCGCTTCTGCAACAAAGCTTTGATGCAAGCATCAGCCCATCAATTGGTTTGCCGCCTTTGCGAAGAGCTTGGAGACGACAAATGTGATTTCTCGCCACCTGATATGCTTCAACATCATAAGGAACTAGTTGTTGAAGCTGCAAGAGTAGGGAACATTGAATTTCTAATTATACTTATTCGCTCTTATCCCGAACTCATATGGCAACGAGATGACGAAAATGGAACTTTATTTCACGTTGCTATTAAATATCGACAAGTGcgagtttttaatttaatatatgagaTAGGTGTTATGAAGGACAACCTTGGGACCTataaaaatgaaggaaagaaCATGATGCTGCGCTTAGCTAGAGAATTGCCTTCTCAAGATCGACTGAATATAGTATCAGGAGCAGCCCTTCAAATGCAACGAGAGTTGTTGTGGTTTCAA GAGATAGAAAAGATCGTGTCGAAGTCATCTGTGGacaagattgaagaaatcaaaACATCTAAGGATATATTTGTGGACACCCATAAAAAACTACAGAAAAATGGTGAAAAGTGGATGAAGGTCACGGCAAGCTCTTGCATGCTCGTGGCAACACTGATTGCCACCGTGGTTTTTCCATCTGCTTTCACAATACCGGGTGGCAACAATCAAGAAGGCATTCCTATATTTCTGGAAAGCAACTGGTTTACG AATAGGCTTTTCAAGCAAGCACGCTGGCTAGCCTGCTGGGGAAAGATCTACAACCAGTCATGA
- the LOC108998918 gene encoding ankyrin repeat-containing protein NPR4-like isoform X1: protein MEEGDSSSSQSPAIYAPLRRAILEDDWNAAKHFIETHSNCLGAAITKDQDTALHFSVAAKRTRFVKNLVGLMTSEQLALKSNDGRTTALYFAAQSRIVTIAKVMVKHNKNLPSILPSHLKGYIQDLPLYAAIVTGNRDMVSYLYSKTPIQDLTSADRTELLKATISSNLYDTAHKILATELKLAPGNKDLLWEALEMLARKPSEKIGSKSQPSVWERCLNSCFRGRFCNKALMQASAHQLVCRLCEELGDDKCDFSPPDMLQHHKELVVEAARVGNIEFLIILIRSYPELIWQRDDENGTLFHVAIKYRQVRVFNLIYEIGVMKDNLGTYKNEGKNMMLRLARELPSQDRLNIVSGAALQMQRELLWFQEIEKIVSKSSVDKIEEIKTSKDIFVDTHKKLQKNGEKWMKVTASSCMLVATLIATVVFPSAFTIPGGNNQEGIPIFLESNWFTVFFISDAVAMLFSSASILVFLSILASRYMTNDFLILLPCWLALGLATLLISIVGMLIAFTAACFLVFKSKTSSVPISILVAAPAVPISLFVILQHGLWVDIFYSAFCSNWFLFRSQNRLFKQARWLACWGKIYNQS, encoded by the exons atggaagaGGGTGATAGCTCATCATCTCAATCTCCTGCCATTTATGCTCCTCTCCGCCGAGCTATCCTAGAAGATGACTGGAATGCTGCTAAACATTTTATTGAGACCCATTCAAACTGCCTTGGAGCCGCCATAACAAAAGACCAAGATACAGCTCTTCATTTTTCTGTAGCTGCAAAACGTACACGTTTTGTAAAAAATCTCGTGGGATTGATGACGTCGGAACAATTAGCATTGAAATCCAATGATGGCAGGACCACAGCCCTTTATTTTGCCGCTCAATCAAGAATCGTAACAATTGCAAAGGTGATGGTGAAACATAACAAAAATCTACCATCGATACTCCCCAGTCACCTCAAGGGCTACATCCAAGATTTACCACTTTACGCGGCAATAGTGACTGGAAATAGAGACATGGTGTCGTACTTGTACTCTAAGACTCCTATTCAAGATTTGACTTCTGCGGATCGCACTGAGCTCCTTAAGGCTACTATTTCCAGTAATTTGTATG ATACGGCACACAAAATTCTGGCTACTGAACTAAAGTTAGCACCTGGAAATAAGGATCTTCTTTGGGAAGCATTGGAAATGTTGGCCAGAAAACCTTCGGAAAAAATTGGCAGCAAAAGTCAGCCATCAGTATGGGAAAGATGCTTAAACTCCT GCTTCAGAGGTCGCTTCTGCAACAAAGCTTTGATGCAAGCATCAGCCCATCAATTGGTTTGCCGCCTTTGCGAAGAGCTTGGAGACGACAAATGTGATTTCTCGCCACCTGATATGCTTCAACATCATAAGGAACTAGTTGTTGAAGCTGCAAGAGTAGGGAACATTGAATTTCTAATTATACTTATTCGCTCTTATCCCGAACTCATATGGCAACGAGATGACGAAAATGGAACTTTATTTCACGTTGCTATTAAATATCGACAAGTGcgagtttttaatttaatatatgagaTAGGTGTTATGAAGGACAACCTTGGGACCTataaaaatgaaggaaagaaCATGATGCTGCGCTTAGCTAGAGAATTGCCTTCTCAAGATCGACTGAATATAGTATCAGGAGCAGCCCTTCAAATGCAACGAGAGTTGTTGTGGTTTCAA GAGATAGAAAAGATCGTGTCGAAGTCATCTGTGGacaagattgaagaaatcaaaACATCTAAGGATATATTTGTGGACACCCATAAAAAACTACAGAAAAATGGTGAAAAGTGGATGAAGGTCACGGCAAGCTCTTGCATGCTCGTGGCAACACTGATTGCCACCGTGGTTTTTCCATCTGCTTTCACAATACCGGGTGGCAACAATCAAGAAGGCATTCCTATATTTCTGGAAAGCAACTGGTTTACGGTATTCTTCATATCAGATGCAGTAGCAATGTTATTCTCTTCGGCTTCAATATTAGTTTTCTTGTCAATTCTCGCGTCACGCTACATGACAAACGATTTCCTTATATTATTACCTTGTTGGTTAGCGTTGGGACTCGCTACGCTTTTAATCTCAATAGTAGGCATGTTGATTGCCTTCACTGCAGCTTGTTTTTTGGTCTTTAAATCCAAAACAAGTAGTGTTCCGATCAGTATACTTGTTGCGGCACCCGCTGTCCCAATTAGTTTGTTTGTCATCCTACAACATGGCCTTTGGGTTGATATATTCTACTCAGCATTTTGTTCTAATTGGTTCCTTTTCCGGTCACAGAATAGGCTTTTCAAGCAAGCACGCTGGCTAGCCTGCTGGGGAAAGATCTACAACCAGTCATGA